The DNA region ATTTCGATAATAGATTTCCCAGCAGACCTCGGTAGAAGGCGTTTCCCCATAAAATCTTGACATTAGATTTCCTGATTGATCTCGATAGTAGATTCCCCAATAGACCTCGACAGTAGGTATATCTCTCTCATTAATTCTCAACATTAGGTTTCCTGGTTGATCTCTATAGTAGATTCCCCAATACACCTCGACAGTAGGTATCTCTCTCTCATTGAATCTCGACAAAAGATTCCCTGGTTAATCACGACAGTAGATTTCCCAGTAGACCTCGACAATAGGTACTTTCTTAACAAAACCTCGGCAGTAGGAATATCCTAACGAGTCTCGGCAGTAGACTCCCTAGTAAGTTTTTTTTTTGAATCTTCCCCAAGGAACCTCGACAGTAGTCTTCCCTGGTGGAACTTCTTTAGAGGATTATTCTTGAAGAACATGCAAACAATCGGAGTAGTTCACCATTTCTCTCCCTAGTGTTTTCACCTTGAATTTCCATTCACCAATAAAGGCATTTTTCCAGACCACATTTCATGATATGTTATGAATGTCAGCATTTGCACATCATGATCATTTCATACATCATGCATACAAGAAAATTCAAATCATTGCATAGCCCAAAGTATACTTTACACTCATTTTGCATTGAACCGGTTCTGGTTGTTGATTGTTATCCCTTGACCCCAAGTCCGTTCATTACCGACACCTTTTCAAATACATTTGTCACTATTACTCTGTGACAAGTCCATTTTTGTTGGCATTTTCAAAGTCCGTCCTTTTCCTAGCACGTTTAAAGTTTGTATTTTGTTTGTCATGATGTTTCCTAGAAAGTTGTCGGTTCGACTCTTTCGTTGTCAGGAATTTCCAGAATCTTTGATCAGAGGATTTTCTTGTGAGAGATCTCTAGAATTGCCAGGAACATTCTAAGGTGTAGTCAGGTGATGTTTGAACCTATTGTTGAATATTTCCTTGAATCTTCTAATGTTGTTGAGGTCATGTTAGAACTGGATATTAAAACCCTTTGATTTTTCTAGTGctgtcaggtcatgtctgaacccGTTGTTGAGTTTTTTTCTGAATTATCAGatcatgtttgaacctgttgttgaaattCCCTTTATTttccagtgttgtcaggtcatgtatgaacctgtgGACAAAGGTTTCTTTGAATATTCAAGTGTTTGTAgatcatgtatgaacctgttgatatactctaTTTGAATTTCCCACgtattgtcaggtcatgtctgaacatgttttattaatttttccttgattttctagtattgtcaggtcatgtctCAACCTGTTGTTAAACGCTGAGTTTTCCAATATTGTCAAAAGACGGTGATAGTCATGGCGAAGAAAATAGATGATTTTAACACTCATGCCAGGGATGTGGCTTCGAGGGCTCTCGAACGCGTATAGGAGGAGAAACACTTGAGTAAATTCTTAACTCTATAAAATATTTAGAGGACGAGGCGTCATCGTTCTAGGAAGAAGTTGTGACAGTCTCTGATAAGTATTTTGAGAGGACAAAAGAATATGTGGCCCTTTTCTATCCAAACCAATATTTGAGCCTGATGGATTTGTTCAAGATAGTTTGAAATGGCCAACTGATGAACGACGAATACGTCTTCTTAGAGTCCCATCATCTTTTACCCCATGTAATATGTCCCAATCTAGGGGATTTTGTAATAGCTTAGCTTACTACTTTTGAAAGGGGATTTTGTAATATCTTAGCTTACTACTTTTGAACGTACCTTTTGATAATATCGgctcatatatatatatatattctccAAAATAGAGGATATATTTataattttaatatatttatttaggggtgttcgcggtgcggtttgggcggttttggtgataaaaatcatccgaaccgcaagagaaaaaagcatgcggtttggtttggttcggttgacttttagaaataaaaccaaaccaaaccaaaccaaaccaatgcggtttgggttggttcggttggttcggttttttataatatttttattatgccatacatacacctatagagaacaacataactttgtaTTTAATCATTCATACATgactaaataacatcaaaactcatcatatttagacaaaaatgtttcattcaatatacaaaaaattagattagacaaaagtggaataaaaaacatatataaatagtagcataaaataatatcgaagacattataataaaacataaaaaacatatgagatgagagattaaagaagatgaaaaaaagaacataagagatgcgagattgagaagaaagatgcgataaaaatataattaaaagagaaaatagtaacataaaagatgaaaaagaaagaacataatagatgacttattagagtagaataGGCGAAACCTACATGGAGAAGAAGAcgagaagaatgtgtgatactactatgagagatttaagaaggttgaaattgaaaccctaagcgtgagtaagagaaaatcgtttgtaattgtaaggttagTGCATACTATGTTTGATGTTTtggttggatgtgggataagtaAAATTTAGGTTGTAACATAAtgtggtttggtttggtttagttcggtttgcaaaatacaaaccgcaaaccaaaccaaaccgtgcggttttattaaaaaatgacccaaacgaatccgaaccaaatgcggttttttgcggtttcggtttggtttggtttggtttgcggttttctattgggttggtttggttttgaacacccctatatttatttatatattttattttatatataatttGTAAATAAAAAACTTGTTAATCTTATATATTATATTAATCTTATAAAATTCGTTAAGTCACTTGGTTACTTTTAGCGGTAAAAGGGAGGACATATTTATACTTCTAAcatatttatttatatattttattttttttataatttttaaataaaaaagttGTTAATCTTATATATTATATCAATCTTATAAAAATTGTTAAGTAATTTAACAATTCTTAATGCTAAAATAGATGATATATTTATAATTGTAATgtatttattatatattttattttatatataatttataaaaaaagttgttaattttatatattatattaattttatatattagattattaattaataatattGATCCACTAACTCTTTATTTTATTtgttaattaatttaataattaaatataaaCAAAATTTCATCTCATTAACTATTTATCTCACTAAGTTACAACACCATAATTATAACAACTAACCATTAGTCTTACCACTACAcaaatttattttatatataatttgtaaatataaaagttgttaatcttatatattatattattaattaataatattGATTCCACTAattctttattttatttgttaactaatttaataattaaatataaccaaatttttatctTATTAACTATTTATCCCATTAAATCACAACACTATAATTATAGCAACTAACCGTTACTCTTACCAGTACTCTCTCATTTAACTTCTCTCTTTTTTCTAATTCTTATTCCCTTCTCCCATTATCCTCTCtttaatttgtttttcatttattttattcttccttctttctttctACAACACTTCTTTTATATAAGACTAATGCTAACATGTGCTCCAAGGGCACAAGTTAATGATTTATTTGTAAAAATATTCTCTTGGAATGCGTATATTTAATTTTTTGAAACTTAAAACATTATTTTATTTCACACAAATCTTCTAATTGTAGTATCCTTAACTTTTGTCTTCCTTAAGGACACAAGTTAACACGACCCTTTATATAATTATAAACATCTTTCAATTACTTTTCAAATCATTTAGACATACTTAGTAATTCACTTCTCAACTAATTTAAACATATATTCTTTTAATGTCATGTTTTCTATTAAGTATATTTTAAAAAATTTTCtaataaaaaatatgaaaatatttGATATTTCAAAAAGTCTAAATATGCAATTGTGCATTTGATGCGATTTCAAGTCTTTCTCTTTTGAGTTCTTTCTTTTAATTTCATGGTTGTCATTAAATATATTTCTCATTTACTTTTCTAATCATTTAGACATTCAATAACTTCAAAACATCATTTAAACattgttttaatttcatttttgttattaaacatgttttaaattcatttttaattgatcaaaatgtggatattttatattttaaaatgTCTCAACATGCAATTATGCATTCATGGAATTTAGAAACAATCTTATATTTAAAAGTTGttaaattattaatattttttttttcagTAAAAAGAAGGATAACTTTGTAATTTCTATTTAATTTTAATCCTATAAAGTCCTCCACCCTTCCGTCAAAATTCTACTTTTACTATTAATAACtaattaaataatataaatataatattacttaataataataataataatatcgAAAATTCTATTTCTACTACTAATAATAGtaattaaaattataaattaaataaaaaaacaTGATTTTTTATAATTGGTTTTCTTTTACTATTATTTCAATATTAAAAGTAGGTTAAAATATTATACATAATTTTCCTTCTTATTACTAAATCATTCTTTATAATAATACAACTAATTATTTTAACTCTCACCTATTTATAAAACTTTCATCAATAATTATAACAactattatattttatttttcaatataGCTTTATTTGAAGTATCAAATATTGCTATAAAACATCAAAACAATTAACTTATATTTCGAAGTAGAAATACAATCAATATAGAgatatttttattaatatattttaattttttttatcaaaataattatCAATAACATTTTAATAAAATATAACTGTGTATCACGGATGTACATATAGTTAgtccatatatatatatatatatatatatatatatatatatatatatatatatatatatatatatatatatatatatatatatatatatatatatatatatatatatatatatatatatatatatatatatatatattactagTTTTTATTATGGCAATGATGATCTTACTAGACGAGGTGGTAGGGGCCAGATGTCAAGGGCCTCACATGCCTGGACAATAAGAGAAGAAAATTAGATCCCTTTAAAAGATATTTCCTCTTATTATGTTTGTAAGGAGTGACGAGGATTTGTCTTAGGCACCTTAACATGTTTCATTACCTCAAAGGTCGATAAGGAACCTTCATGGGGATCTATCATGCATTATGATAGTCTCCTAGGGTGGCAAGAATCGTCCGCTAAGATCCAATATTTTAATCGCCTCAAAAGACGACAATGATCTCTCATAGGATCCAACATGTTTTAATTGTCTCAAAAGGAAGAAACGATTCCTTATGGAGATCCATCGTTTTATGGTCACCTTAGAAGGTGAATTTCTTTTGGCGTCCCTAGGTATCTTATAAATAGGAAAAAGAAACAACAATACAAATATTTAAGAAATAATAAAATGGGGAGCCTCATTCAAAAACCATTCATCTCTCATGAGACACTAGAGAAAAATAGTGTACCCAAAAAAACAACTTAACCATACATGTGAACGAGATATAATAACCACCTAATCAAAGTAAACAAACAACAGTAACATAAAAGCATCAAGGATCTTCCAATTAAAACTTCTCTCTTATGTTTTCTCATGCTTCTGGGGTGATTTTGCTCCTTAAAAGGATTTTTCTAGCGACTTAATTCCCGAACCAATCTTGCTCTTATATATCAAAAGCATTTAGAATCGTTTACGTGTGATATAACTTATTGTGCAAAAAACCGTATGTCATATTAGACAACTATTCCATCATCTATTTTTGATTAAAATAAAAGTCTATCTATTTTGTGTGCCATTCTACTTTAAATTCACTCTCAAATCTTTGTCATGAGCATTGACCACCCAATAACACATGTAAATATATAATCATTATAGTTAgtaaattttttaaataaaaatagtGTGAAAGAATGGAAAAAAATTAGAcaaagaaaagggaaaaagaaaTAGATTAAAAAAAGGAAAAACGAAATCGATATTGGAGTTTTATCTTTTTTAGAATCCATTTTGGAGTTTTTACTCACCCCGCACTCTCGTCTCTCACAAACTCAGAACTCTTCTATTCAGCGTTATAGAGTATCGACCGTGCTAACCCGACCCGAAAAATGCCACCCAAGTCGGAAAACCCGGTTCAACACACTTCATCCTTCACCGCGACCGACTCATCCTCCGCCGGATCAATGGATCCGATCTTCCACGCCATTCGGATTCTTCCATTCAGCTTCCTCCGTCCACCGCGTCTCCGCTTGAAGCTTCCATCGATATCACTTCCCTCATCCAACGTCGTCTTCGCCCTCGTCCTCCTCACCTACTTCATGGTCGTCTCCGGCATCGTCTACGACATCATCGTCGAGCCTCCCGGCATTGGTTCCACACAGGATCCCTACACCGGCTCAGTACGACCTGTCGTTTTCATGTCCGGCCGTGTTAACGGCCAGTATATCATCGAAGGTCTCTCTTCTGGATTCATGTTCGTTCTCGGTGGAATCGGTATCATAATGCTGGATCTTGCACTTGATCGTAACCGTGATAGATCTGTTAAGGTTTCTTATGCTTCTGCTGGTGTTTCGTCGATTGTTATTGCTTATGTTATGAGTATGCTCTTCGTTCGCATCAAGATCCCTGCTTATCTTAGCTGAATTTCCTTccgttgtttttttttgttgaattTGTAGTTTGGATTTATCTAAGAGTATGATAATTTCTGGCTCCCAATTATGATAGATTAGGGTTGCTGAATTGAAATGCCTATAGCGAATTGATCTGATTTTCTTATATTTATATCCTATAAGGTGTTTTAGTTTGTTTGATATACTTGAAATTTGGGTTAACATTTTTGGCATAGAATTGTTGTGGTTATATTATGTGTTTTTATTGTTTCTTTGATGTGCAATGATATCTGTGGTCTAGTTTGTGATTCGTGTTTATGTTGTTAAATAGCAACTATATTGGTCATATAGAACTATAGCATAGTGGAATCTGAACAAAGAGGATACACGGTTTTGTACAAAATGTTGTTGAATAGATGCTATAACAATGCCGAAGGGTATTGGGATTTGAACAAACCATTGTGATTAACAACATTGGTTTGTGTTACACGTAGAGTATGTATGGATACATGTTGTGCTACTTGGATGTTTTCTTTTGTTACTGATTGCATTGATGTGCAAATACTTCTTGTGGTGGTTGTTACTGTCAGGCTATAGGTTACAAGTAATTATGGTGAATGAAAGACCAGACATGAAAAGTGGAGTGCAGATTTGTTTATGAATAGGCTGATTGTGTTGTGTTTATGTGATTTCATTACATGCTTTTCTTGCTTACTTGTAGGATGATCCTGCTCATTCTCTGTCTGGAATGGAAGTATACCTCTTTTTATCTTAAATCTAATCCCTTTCCTAAGGTCATGCTGTCTTCAAACTTCTATTTATTTTTTGTAATAACATAAAAAGCCATACGTCCTAGATACATAAGATGTAGCAGTTATCTAAATTGCATCCTTCTTCATTGTCGAGTGACTCTATGACAGCCAATGGATATTAACCATTCTTTCCTCATAAACTCAAATATACTTATTACATACCTTCGCGTTGACAGTTGATTTTCTTTCTGCTGTTAACCTTTTGTGTACTATTAAAGCAAAGTAGGCTTTGAGATCACTTGATATAAAGGATAACTCAGTCCTCCAAGCAAATAAGAGGTGAGACTCTGCTTTAAGATGGGAGATCAATGTGTCTTACCCTGGTAATATTTCTGAAAGCAGTTTTTTTTTTTCGTTCTAATTTCACTTGTGATTAAGGTAAATTGGTTTATGGTAGTCCTTTTTACTTATGAATTTGTTAACATAGCCTTGGTTCGAGTGGCACAAGTCTCTTGGAGACAACTTGATCTCAGGAATAGTCCGAACCACGTTGAGGCTGCTTTGCCTCCAGTTTATTATACCTTAGTATTTTGACTTAAATGGAGCAGTTCCTTTTTCTATAAGAAAAACCCATCATCATATTAGATGCCATATTGAAGCTGCAAATCCATATTGAGGCTCAGGTCTGTCAAGTGAACTTGTGTTTTTACCCTTTTGAGGTGGACACCAGTCCAAGCTGATAGCTTCAAGGATTTAAATGCAATTAACACAAGGAAAATTTTCACTAATTTTTCTTTAAATGGTTACTTTTCTTGTGTTTTGCtgacattttttatttttatttttgtcGAGGTTGGTTTTGTGAAAAAAATGGCAACATGGTGCTATAAACCTTTTGCAATAGTGGGTCTAGGAAAGGATTATGCTCAATGTGGATTTTGTAGATTTTTTTCCACTTTGTTTTTGCAAAAGATTATCTGCACAATTTGAATCCATGACCTCTTGGTCATTTATGGCAACAAGTCTGTGCATCACACCAAGTCTTAGTCCTCCGTTATAAATTTTAACCCCAAAAAACTTGAAAGGTTTTTTTAGATAGACTCTAGATTAGCTTGGGTATTTAAGATGCATGGGTGATAGAACTGAAATAAAATGTTACATGTTTGTGCTTTCTATTACTTACTGAGCTTTTGTTACACTGACATGGTTAATTATTGGTAGCAGAGAACTGTATACCAAGCTACTCTGTCATGTTATATTTACTCTTCAATGCTTGACATATGATACTGAAGGAGCAAAAATCCAAAAACTTGGATGCTCTAATTTTTTAAGCTCTAAAGATAGGTTTGCTCCTTGGGGAGGAAGTATTTTCATATTTTAGCTCTTTCTTTCTTTTGAGTTGCATGCTCTGTGCTTAGCGTTTTTGCTTAATTTAGTCGAAATACTAGGTGCCTTCACAAAATGATATATGAACAGATGAGATTGGTTTTCGTTTCTGGTGTACTTGCTTTCACTATAATCTTTTTACCATTTGGTTGTTATCAAAGTCTTAGCCATTTTGTAATGATTGTTGTTCGCCATTTAGAAATACCATGAGTAAGTGATTTCTCCATGACTGTGGCTACCGTTGATCTTGATTTTCAGAAGCGTGTCCTTAGTTTATATGTATGTGTTTGAACGTGTATGAACTGCTATAGTCTCAGCTATTTTTAGTTGGAATTTTTCTCATTCTTATATTATCTTCAACTTAATGATTTACGATGCTTAGACTTTCTCATTCCATTATTGATAATTATCACAAGCAGGGAATCAATTTTGTTCCAGCGTTAATAAAAAATTAGCAATAAATTAGCAATGCGTTAAAGCATTAAGTACTCATGCATCAAATGATAACGACTATAGAACTGTAAAAAGAACCTGTAATGATCTATTAATTTACATTAGAAGAAGTACGAACCCACCATTTTCAAATCCATAATACACTAAAAATATTTTGTATACATAATACAATACAACCTATCCAACAATTATTCTTCTCATTTACAGTGGCCATATCCTAATTGTTGGTATTCAAAATCAACAAATGAAAACTATCTTAACATGCAGAGATTTTATACATATATTTTTACGAAATATTTTATGGCGTCTCAATTGAAGGAACGGCGGGGTGAGAATAGGCGAAGAGGTGACAACTTCCCCATGAAGCCTGGCGATGCAAGACCATTCATTGGTTGATATTGAAGCATGCTAAAACCTCTGTGTTCTGTTTGTTTCCCACTTCTATTGTGTCCATTGAAGGTTCCACATTTCACTATCCACCATCTCTTCTTGGTTGAGACATGATCGTGCGAGTTCATTTTGTGACGCATATACTCCTTCACAACATG from Lathyrus oleraceus cultivar Zhongwan6 chromosome 1, CAAS_Psat_ZW6_1.0, whole genome shotgun sequence includes:
- the LOC127136759 gene encoding uncharacterized protein LOC127136759 produces the protein MPPKSENPVQHTSSFTATDSSSAGSMDPIFHAIRILPFSFLRPPRLRLKLPSISLPSSNVVFALVLLTYFMVVSGIVYDIIVEPPGIGSTQDPYTGSVRPVVFMSGRVNGQYIIEGLSSGFMFVLGGIGIIMLDLALDRNRDRSVKVSYASAGVSSIVIAYVMSMLFVRIKIPAYLS